A stretch of Primulina tabacum isolate GXHZ01 chromosome 13, ASM2559414v2, whole genome shotgun sequence DNA encodes these proteins:
- the LOC142523209 gene encoding organelle RRM domain-containing protein 2, mitochondrial-like, whose translation MAMRAAATTTATATSAATRGSGLRAMFSSLSSFPFNIPQTNVEKPPPAEPSTNLFVSGLSKRTTTEGLRTAFAKFGEVVHAKVVTDRVSGYSKGYGFVNYASLEDAASGIKGMDGQFLDGWVIFAEYARPRPPIPSLNNGPPQGWQ comes from the exons ATGGCGATGAGAGCGGCGGCCACTACGACGGCGACGGCGACCTCCGCTGCCACCAGAGGCAGTGGTTTGAGGGCGATGTTCTCGTCTCTTTCGAGTTTTCCGTTCAACATACCACAAACTAATGTCGAGAAGCCGCCTCCTGCGGAACCTTCTACGAATCTCTTTGTTTCTG GGCTTAGCAAACGTACAACAACAGAAGGTCTGCGGACTGCCTTTGCTAAGTTTGGTGAAGTGGTCCACG CTAAAGTGGTTACTGATCGGGTCTCTGGCTATTCAAAGGGCTATGGTTTTGTAAACTATGCATCATTAGAAGATGCTGCTTCAGGGATTAAGGGCATGGATGGCCAG TTTCTAGACGGTTGGGTTATATTTGCAGAGTATGCAAGACCAAGACCTCCCATCCCATCACTCAACAACGGACCTCCTCAGGGTTGGCAGTGA